A window of Longispora fulva contains these coding sequences:
- a CDS encoding class E sortase — protein sequence MDTAPEGTRVQPRHKAGAQVVKLRAVRTDDGYRSVYAELTRPTVGSVIRAIVRTFGEVLITAGLVVLFFAAYEVWGKTAAINDRQNTLNQGIDQAWGAPVPGGPTPSASPSAAPYPGSALARLYVQKMRRDPWVVVEGVTPKDIAYAPGHYPTSADPGKVGNFSVAGHRSPGIFWDMEKVQPGDTVVVETKDTWYIYKVYQNVIVKPNAVEVVAPVPGQPGTAPTRTLLTLTTCNPKLDNYERMVVHAELTRTQPKTAGKPAELE from the coding sequence GTGGACACCGCCCCCGAAGGCACCCGGGTCCAACCCCGGCACAAGGCCGGCGCCCAGGTCGTCAAGCTGCGGGCCGTGCGCACCGACGACGGCTACCGCAGCGTGTACGCCGAACTGACCCGCCCCACCGTCGGCAGCGTGATCCGCGCGATCGTCCGTACGTTCGGCGAGGTGCTGATCACGGCCGGCCTCGTGGTGCTGTTCTTCGCGGCGTACGAGGTGTGGGGCAAGACGGCGGCGATCAACGACCGGCAGAACACCCTGAACCAGGGCATCGACCAGGCCTGGGGAGCACCTGTGCCCGGGGGGCCGACCCCGTCGGCGAGCCCGTCGGCGGCGCCGTACCCGGGAAGTGCTCTCGCCCGGTTGTATGTGCAGAAGATGCGCAGGGACCCGTGGGTCGTGGTCGAGGGCGTGACGCCGAAGGACATCGCGTACGCCCCCGGGCACTACCCGACGTCGGCCGACCCCGGCAAGGTCGGCAACTTCTCCGTCGCGGGCCACCGCAGCCCCGGCATCTTCTGGGACATGGAGAAGGTGCAGCCCGGGGACACCGTCGTGGTCGAGACCAAGGACACCTGGTACATCTACAAGGTCTACCAGAACGTCATCGTCAAGCCGAACGCCGTCGAGGTCGTCGCCCCGGTTCCCGGCCAGCCCGGCACCGCCCCGACGCGGACCCTGCTGACCCTGACCACCTGTAACCCGAAGCTGGACAACTACGAGCGGATGGTCGTGCACGCCGAACTCACCCGCACCCAGCCGAAGACAGCCGGCAAACCGGCGGAGCTGGAGTAG